A single window of Micromonas commoda chromosome 6, complete sequence DNA harbors:
- a CDS encoding predicted protein produces MHATRTAPARLRAPAIAEGYRRTSRARVNRLTRASAAPFYTPATDYVAQKKMLEVGVRTPPLGLGLAALGRPGYINIGHDADIKGKSMDEMRAHAHETLDAAWAMGVRYFDCARSYGASEEFLSSWLQSRNIPHDKIVVGSKWGYTYTADWRVDTDGEAHEVKEHTAENLARQYPTSADLLDPYLRLYQIHSATAESGVLRNKDVVAKLSELKASKGVKIGLTLSGVEQADVLREAMTVTAPDGAKLFDCVQATWNVMEQSAGAALLEAKESGMEVIVKEALANGRLSSRNPDDSVLPVMEALRALASDFGSPPGRFDSFVYKADSAAIAIAMIQGFQPMVLSGAATPHQVRSNAGALTLLKYLTNAGDAAEGRVREILEMARQDPESYWADRAALEWN; encoded by the coding sequence ATGcacgcgacgaggaccgcgcccgcgcgccttcgcgcgccggccatcgccgagggCTATCGCCgcacgtcccgcgcgcgcgtcaaccgcctcacccgcgcgtccgccgcgccgttctaCACCCCAGCCACCGACTACGTCGCGCAGAAAAAGATGCTCGAGGTTGGGGTAAGGACGCCCCCGCTCGGTCTCGGTCTCGCGGCGTTGGGCCGCCCGGGGTACATCAACATCGGCCACGACGCCGACATCAAGGGCAAAAGCATGGACGAGATGCGAGCGCACGCGCACGAGAccctggacgccgcgtgggcGATGGGCGTCAGGTACTTCGACTGCGCCAGGTCGTACGGAGCCTCCGAGGAGTTCCTCTCGTCGTGGCTCCAGTCACGGAACATCCCGCACGACAAGATCGTGGTGGGCAGCAAGTGGGGGTACACCTACACCGCCGACTGGAGGGTCGacaccgacggcgaggcgcacGAGGTCAAGGAGCACACCGCGGAAAACCTCGCGCGGCAGTATCCCACGTCCGCCGACCTGCTCGACCCGTACCTCCGCCTGTACCAGATTCACTCCGCAACCGCGGAATCAGGCGTGTTGCGAAATaaagacgtcgtcgcgaagctgagcgagctcaaggcgagTAAAGGCGTGAAGATCGGCCTCACGCTGTCCGGGGTGGAACAGGCGGATGTGCTGCGAGAAGCCatgacggtgacggcgccggaCGGTGCCAAACTCTTCGACTGCGTCCAGGCCACGTGGAACGTCATGGAACAatccgcgggtgccgcgttACTCGAGGCCAAGGAGTCTGGGATGGAGGTGATCGTCAAGGAAGCGTTGGCGAACGGCCGTCTGAGCTCCCGTAATCCGGACGATAGCGTCCTTCCCGTGATGGAGGCGCTGAGGGCGCTGGCAAGCGACTTTGGCTCCCCGCCCGGGCGGTTCGACTCGTTCGTGTACAAGGCTGActcggcggccatcgccatcgccatgATTCAGGGTTTCCAGCCGATGGTGctgagcggcgcggcgacgccgcaccAGGTTCGCAgcaacgccggcgcgctcaccCTTCTCAAGTACCTCacgaacgcgggcgacgcggcggagggccgGGTTCGAGAGATACTCGAGATGGCGAGGCAGGACCCGGAGTCGTACTGGGCCGAccgagccgcgctcgagtGGAACTGA
- a CDS encoding predicted protein, which translates to MDLLPVSRVLDLGSVGDDISMGLFSAAQSADSVVGSQLENVTPITFAVVLVAGLVTSLSPCTLSVLPLTIGYIGGYAGPKEAEQGPEDETEEARARRLEAVAKAKADALLVNGFAFAAGLASTLAALGVGAATAGKAYGQVGGDGPILPIAVSVLAVAMGLNLLEVIVVQFPSFGTDFDARKMSLPPPAQAYLAGLAFALAASPCSTPVLATLLAYVSSTGDPVTGGALLLTYTSGYVAPLLAAATATGSLGRIMSARQYTAWVTPASGLMLVAGGTYGFLSRVAPVVQGILR; encoded by the coding sequence atggACCTCCTCCCCGTCTCGCGCGTGCTCGACCTCGGGTCCGTGGGCGACGACATCTCCATGGGgctcttctccgcggcgcagaGCGCGGACTCCGTCGTGGGCTCCCAGCTGGAGAACGTCACCCCGATCACGTTCGCGgtggtcctcgtcgccggcctcgtCACCTCCCTCTCCCCGTGCACCCTGAGCGTCCTCCCGCTCACCATCGGATACATCGGCGGCTACGCGGGCCCCAAGGAGGCCGAGCAGGGACCGGAGGACGagaccgaggaggcgcgagcgcggaggctggaggctgtcgcgaaggccaaggctgacgcgTTGCTCGTCAACGGGTTCGCattcgccgcggggctcgcttcgacgctcgccgccctcggcgtgggcgcAGCGACCGCGGGTAAGGCGTACGGGCaggtgggcggcgacggcccgaTCTTACCAATCGCCGTGTCCGtcctcgcggtcgccatgGGGCTCAACCTGCTGGAGGTGATCGTCGTGCAGTTCCCCTCGTTCGGGACGGATTTCGACGCGAGGAAGATGTCGctcccgcccccggcgcagGCGTACCTGGCGGGTCTCGCGTTTgcgttggcggcgtcgccgtgcagcACGCCGGTGCTGGCGACGCTGCTGGCGTACGTGTCCTCGACGGGGGATCCCgtgacgggcggcgcgctgctgtTGACGTACACCAGCGGGTACGTGGCGCCTctgttggcggcggcgacggcgacggggagctTGGGCCGGATCATGAGCGCTCGACAGTACACGGCGTGGgtgacgccggcgagcgggCTGATGCTGGTGGCGGGCGGGACGTACGGGTTCCTGTCCAGGGTCGCGCCCGTGGTCCAGGGGATCCTGAGGTAA
- a CDS encoding predicted protein: MIALYLILKVVVGAVASVLGFVRKELVLARAPMAPGFVPFIGHTITLFKAVGSYPCTWDLFAQWSTATAPKPVRVQIFTQHCVVIADPSTMKRVMSSNLKNYSKDLEFSYAPFLEILGTGLVTSGGDTWRKMRGHISKALRVEILDEIIAIATRAVDRLCVKLDAIKGTGESIDMENEFRLLTLQVIGEAILSLSPEESDELFPSLYLPIMDECNARSLSPWRTYLPTPEWFAHRKRVRQLDAAIIKIVRDRWDKKRSGQNVPDDILERVLDQELNEKRSEVERQLCYEIKTFLLAGHETSAAMLTWTMHELSNNGEATEKIRKESDKVFGRLKKDALPTRESLDTLDYSLAALKETLRLYSVVPVVNRVAEEDDDLGGVRIPKGTTVIMSLQGVHHREDLWPDPLVYKPERFTDPGFNENEGFKFLPFIQGPRNCLGQYLALLEARVVLCTLIRKYKWTKASAENGKKHTKAIPIAPANGMHFTVA, from the coding sequence ATGATCGCGCTTTACCTCATCCTGAAggtggtcgtcggcgcggtggcctcgGTGCTCGGGTTCGTTCGCAAGGAACTCgtgctggcgcgcgcgccgatggcTCCGGGTTTCGTCCCTTTCATCGGGCACACCATCACCCTGTTCAAGGCGGTGGGCAGCTACCCCTGCACGTGGGACCTGTTCGCGCAGtggtccacggcgacggctccaAAGCCGGTGCGGGTGCAGATCTTCACGCAGCActgcgtcgtcatcgcggaCCCGAGCACCATGAAGCGCGTGATGAGCAGCAACCTCAAGAATTACAGCAAGGATCTCGAGTTTTCGTACGCGCCCTTCCTGGAGATCCTCGGCACCGGGCTGGTGACCAGCGGCGGGGACACGTGGAGGAAGATGCGCGGGCACATCTCCAAGGCGCTCCGGGTGGAGATTCTCGACGAGatcatcgccatcgccacgcgcgcggtggacagGCTCTGCGTcaagctcgacgccatcaagGGCACCGGCGAATCGATCGACATGGAGAACGAGTTTCGCCTGCTGACCCTCCAGGTCATCGGCGAGGCCATCCTCTCCTTGTCCCCCGAGGAATCCGACGAGCTGTTCCCATCGCTCTACCTGCCAATCATGGACGAGTGCAACGCCAGGTCGCTGTCCCCGTGGAGGACCTACCTTCCCACGCCGGAGTGGTTCGCGCACAGGAAGCGGGTGCGCCAGCTGGACGCGGCCATCATCAAGATCGTCCGCGATCGGTGGGACAAGAAGCGCTCGGGGCAGAACGTCCCGGATGACATCCTGGAGCGAGTCTTGGACCAGGAGCTGAACGAGAAGCGTTCGGAGGTTGAGCGACAGCTGTGCTACGAGATCAAGACGTTCCTGTTGGCCGGTCACGagacctccgccgcgatgctcACGTGGACGATGCACGAGCTGAGCAACAACGGCGAGGCCACGGAGAAGATCAGGAAGGAGAGCGACAAGGTGTTTGGACGTTTGAAGAAGGACGCGTTACCCACGCGGGAGTCGCTGGATACCCTCGATTACTCGCTAGCGGCGCTGAAGGAGACTCTGCGGCTGTACTCGGTGGTTCCGGTTGTGAATCGGgtggccgaggaggacgacgatctGGGCGGCGTTCGCATCCCCAAGGGCACGACGGTGATCATGTCCCTGCAGGGCGTTCACCACAGGGAGGACCTCTGGCCGGATCCGCTGGTGTACAAGCCGGAGCGGTTTACGGATCCGGGCTTCAACGAGAACGAGGGGTTCAAGTTTCTTCCATTCATACAGGGCCCGAGGAACTGTCTGGGGCAGTACCTGGCGCTGTTGGAGGCGAGGGTGGTGCTGTGCACGCTCATTAGGAAGTACAAGTGGACcaaggcgagcgcggagaacGGGAAGAAGCACACCAAGGCTAttcccatcgcgcccgcTAACGGTATGCACTTCACGGTGGCGTGA
- a CDS encoding predicted protein: MSDNEAPAMSAPEPVAAPAPAPAAPVSAAPVFDNAKVDELKLQATDKVQELYKKGKDKLDQYVRFGGNPKVDLELRKHLDIRIPMAPSIRVTVGTDACLQPQGDSNKYEFVYEPNFNWGITETWFNGQIEVNTADKQIKYAKTFDLDAIALKVNGVFDYDKNVPYVGFKVLTKPGVSSAAGDSSGFSVCKTISQNIGPLTLSADIASSVALGEQTYNPSKKSMESSPAQVEFNAVKLILEA; this comes from the exons ATGTCCGATAACGAGGCCCCGGCGATGTCCGCCCCtgaacccgtcgccgctcccgcgcccgctcccgcggcCCCCGTGAGCGCGGCCCCCGTTTTCGACAACGCCAAggtggacgagctcaagCTCCAGGCCACCGACAAGGTCCAGGAGCTCTACAAGAAGGGCAAGGACAAGCTCGACCAG TACGTCCGCTTCGGAGGCAACCCCAAGGTTGACCTCGAGCTCCGCAAG CACCTCGACATCCGCATTCCCATGGCGCCCTCCATCCGCGTCACCGTGGGCACCGACGCGTGCCTCCAGCCCCAGGGCGACAGCAACAAGTACGAGTTTGTCTACGAGCCCAATTTCAACTGGGGCATCACCGAGACCTGGTTCAACGGCCAGATCGAGGTCAACACCGCGGACAAGCAGATCAAGTACGCCAAGAccttcgacctcgacgccatcgcgctcaAGGTGAACGGCGTGTTCGACTACGACAAAAACGTCCCTTACGTCGGCTTCAAGGTGCTGACCAAACCGGGggtgagctcggcggctgGCGACAGCAGCGGGTTCAGCGTGTGCAAGACGATCAGCCAGAACATCGGCCCACTCACGCTCTCCGCCGACATCGCGTCCTccgtggcgctcggcgagcagACGTACAACCCCAGCAAGAAGTCGATGGAGTCCTCCCCGGCGCAGGTCGAGTTCAACGCCGTCAAGCTCATCCTGGAGGCGTAA
- a CDS encoding predicted protein produces MASPRNHRESDGAFKLFLGQTTTRAMERKDETRVKGFDLPPGAGRGTDDKGHVTLTVDGLEWQLRGAPPWVRVTARWWGDELSDKRQRPWAKLVDGPGGSASMTFPVKAKPAGFSRYCRDARAVVLEFSDGRTARHIASADVDVSRLDVHRPVTRHEVVLATKAGGVLGTVHAECALDYVTGAVSSFELNEHLSRMDDTLPLAPPPSIRAPEAARRRDGDGGGGGRKGGRDAPPFETVATRGAVELEPARWKAHPGTDTRDGPHPPHPSGKENRAVDTEGGRHRALADAREARKKKSNAATSKPASGRDRTTTPAPRDGVLEMAERLRAEMDEALDAAAAGGDDPLATAPADFSKYVAATASDSLTSWWRESAETDRPNDSTPRTSASLTASTARRFMPPDEDDDAALVADQALLDELFRQGIRDDVNDDDDVDDKNDDDAFAASSAVGALALETDSAELEADLAEARAATDAGDGGFRGDDATHRVAKSRLQNGPELELRLTAHAGLVRALERSVALDEDGRAVGDDAGDAPGGFEPLVAILKAGFAPGRELGRVSLDRSGSRGAGEVRVRLPRDVAAAAVTRAHAAATSARGAGPTVVVEVWTADASVDYADDTAVSSSADVARGLFSRLMGDFAGSDPGKMRGLCAVHLADLGRELERWRLADEGRNGSPGSAYEGTGYVDQSFVLNKVFEVRNPITGATGGYVGVEGRVVWGEDAQARRQR; encoded by the exons ATGGCCAGTCCCAGAAATCACCGAGAATCAGACGGAGCGTTCAAACTTTTCCTCGGACAgaccacgacgcgcgcgatggaacGCAAGGACGAGACTCGGGTCAAGGGCTTCGACCTGCCCCCCGGCGCTGGCAGGGGGACCGACGATAAGGGTCACGTGACCCTCACCGTCGACGGCCTCGAGTGgcagctccgcggcgcgccgccgtgggtccgcgtcaccgcgcgatggtggggcgacgagctcagCGATAAGCGACAGCGGCCGTGGGCCAAGCTGGTGGACGGGCCGGGGGGatcggcgtcgatgacgttCCCGGTCAAGGCCAAACCCGCGGGTTTCTCGCGATActgccgcgacgcgagggcggtcgTGCTCGAG TTTTCCGACGGGCGCACCGCGAGGCACATCGccagcgccgacgtcgacgtctcgcgcctcgacgtccaccgACCCGTCACTCGGCACGAGGTGGTCCTCGCCACCAaagccggcggcgtcttGGGCACGGTCCACGCGGAGTGCGCGCTGGAttacgtcaccggcgcggtgtcgtcgtTCGAGCTCAACGAGCACCTCAGCAGGATGGACGATACCCTCCCCttggcgcccccgccgtcgatACGAgcgccggaggcggcgcggagaagggatggggatggcggcggcggcggacgaaagggagggagggacgcgccgccgtttgAAACGgtcgccacgcgcggcgccgtcgagctcgagcccgCGCGGTGGAAAGCCCATCCCGGGACGGATACACGCGACGGTCCACATCCCCCACATCCATCCGGGAAGGAGAACCGCGCGGTGGACACGGAAGGAGGACGGCATCGCGCgttggcggacgcgagggaggcgaggaagAAAAAGtcaaacgcggcgacgtccaaaCCGGCTTCCGGAAGGgaccgaacgacgacgccggctccgcgagatggcgtcctcgagaTGGCGGAGCGGCTCAGGGCCGAGATGGACGAGgccctggacgccgccgccgcgggcggcgacgaccctttggcgacggcacccgccgATTTCTCCAAatacgtcgcggcgacggcttccgATTCGCTGACGTCGTGGTGGCGAGAATCCGCGGAGACCGACCGACCGAACGattcgacgccgcgtacctccgcgtccctcaccgcgtccaccgcgcggaggtTCATGCCCccggacgaagacgacgacgccgcgctcgtggcggaccaggcgctcctcgacgagctcttCCGCCAGGgcatccgcgacgacgttaacgacgacgacgacgtcgacgacaaaaacgacgatgacgcgttcgccgcgagctccgccgtcggcgcgctcgcgctcgagacggactccgcggagctcgaggcggacctggcggaggcgcgcgcggcgacggacgcgggcgacggcggcttccgcggcgacgacgccacccaccgcgtcgccaagTCGCGACTCCAAAACGGCCCCGAGTTGGAGCTGAGGCTCACAGCGCACGCGGGCTTGGTCCGCGCGCTGGAAcggtccgtcgcgctcgacgaagACGGAAGAGCGGTgggagacgacgccggtgacgccccCGGGGGGTTCGAGCCGCTCGTGGCGATCCTCAAGGCTGGGTTCGCGCCCGGGAGGGAGCTGGGGCGGGTGTCGCTGGACCGGTCGGgttcgaggggcgcgggggaggtgAGGGTGCGCCtgccccgcgacgtcgccgcggcggcggtgacgcgcgcgcacgccgccgcgacgtccgcgcggggcgcgggacccaccgtcgtcgtcgaggtgtggaccgcggacgcgtcggtcgaCTACGcggacgacacagctgtgtcaTCGTCGGCGGATGTCGCTCGCGGTTTATTCTCGCGGCTCATGGGCGACTTCGCCGGGTCGGATCCTGGTAAGATGCGGGGTCTGTGCGCGGTGCACCTCGCGGACTTGGGACGTGAGCTGGAGCGGTGGaggctcgcggacgagggacGGAACGGGTCACCGGGAAGCGCGTACGAGGGCACCGGGTACGTCGATCAAAGTTTCGTGTTGAACAAGGTGTTCGAGGTGAGGAACCCGATCACGGGAGCCACGGGGGGGTacgtcggcgtggagggGAGGGTGGTGtggggcgaggacgcgcaggCCAGGCGCCAGCGGTAA
- a CDS encoding clathrin adaptor complex protein (expressed), whose amino-acid sequence MGIGSLFIVNNKTETLCAVKHWGPAVNPNAVCDKVFAALRASAKENLFADVLTTEGKQYVFHITRGEITYVATAENETEPLMVIEFLTQLHVVLKAYFGDQITETVLQEHHVTLYQLLDEMLDSGIPVNTHPGGLKVLVPPPNMLNRATSMIYGHAGVLVSDQDPSKLLPLPWRSNNIKYASNEIYVDVVEMVDATLDAEGRVLTSAVHGTVECNSRLSGMPDVSLSMSNSHLIEEYSFHPSVRLSRFAADRVVSFVPADGQFSLMHYKVRPPPSKNDNVWQPKYIKPNAWQQSKMQNIGGSINAQQVPLPIYVRPQATFGPTQGRVSIVCGTKPAFDDKTKPVENVSLEVRLPSRVISADPSATHGMATYDDVGHYVKWVIDKFPGDKTPCLTVQVQLVNNAPKDGGKGGDEEDGNEKARKMVSLQELVEIHAQFAVQGAGVSGIKVESLQVRNEKYKPSQGVRYHTRAGRVVVRT is encoded by the coding sequence ATGGGCATCGGCAGCCTGTTCATCGTGAACAACAAGACGGAGACCCTCTGCGCGGTGAAGCACTGGGGTCCCGCGGTGAACCCCAACGCGGTGTGCGATAAGgtcttcgcggcgctcagggcgAGCGCCAAGGAGAACCTCTTCGCGGACGTGCTCACCACCGAGGGCAAGCAGTACGTGTTTCACatcacccgcggcgagatcaCCTACGTGGCGACCGCGGAGAACGAGACCGAACCCCTGATGGTCATCGAGTTCCTCACGCAGCTCCACGTCGTGTTGAAGGCCTACTTCGGCGACCAGATCACCGAGACGGTCCTCCAGGAGCACCACGTCACGCTGTaccagctcctcgacgagatgCTCGACTCTGGCATCCCCGTCAACACCCACCCGGGCGGACTCAAGGTGTTGGTGCCCCCGCCCAACATGCTCAACCGCGCGACGAGCATGATCTACGGCCACGCGGGCGTCCTCGTATCCGACCAGGACCCGAGCAAGCTGTTACCGCTGCCCTGGCGGAGCAACAACATCAAGTACGCCAGCAACGAGATCTACGTGGACGTGGTGGAgatggtggacgcgacgctcgacgcggaggggcgCGTGCTCACGTCCGCCGTGCACGGCACCGTGGAGTGCAACTCACGCCTGAGCGGCATGCCCGACGTCTCCCTGTCCATGTCCAACTCGCACCTCATCGAGGAGTACTCCTTCCACCCATCCGTGCGACTCAGCCGATTCGCGGCGGATCGCGTGGTGTCCTTCGTGCCCGCGGATGGGCAGTTTTCCCTCATGCACTACAAGGtgagaccgccgccgtcgaagaaCGACAACGTGTGGCAGCCCAAGTACATCAAACCCAACGCGTGGCAGCAGAGCAAGATGCAGAACATCGGCGGGTCCATCAACGCGCAGCAGGTTCCGCTGCCGATTTACGTCAGACCGCAGGCCACCTTCGGGCCCACGCAAGGACGCGTGTCCATCGTGTGCGGCACCAAGCCGGCCTTCGACGATAAGACCAAACCGGTGGAGAACGTGTCGCTGGAGGTTCGCCTGCCCTCGCGCGTCATCTCGGCGGATCCCTCCGCCACGCACGGCATGGCGAcgtacgacgacgtcgggcaCTACGTGAAGTGGGTCATCGACAAGTTCCCCGGAGATAAGACCCCGTGCCTCACCGTGCAGGTGCAGCTCGTGAACAACGCCCCGAAGGACGGGGGtaagggcggcgacgaggaggacggaaACGAGAAGGCGAGGAAGATGGTGAGCCTGCAGGAGCTGGTTGAGATTCACGCGCAGTTCGCGGTGCAGGGCGCGGGTGTCTCCGGGATCAAGGTTGAGTCGCTGCAGGTGAGGAACGAGAAGTACAAGCCGAGCCAGGGGGTGAGGTACCACACCAGGGCGGGACGCGTGGTCGTGAGGACTTGA
- a CDS encoding predicted protein, with protein sequence MRRRPGIAGIHQRRDTTAAIRTVGEEASERSLETMRRQLATFRQSLEEFALRHKADIRRDPAFRAQFHKMCANCGVDPLASNKGFWAELLGFGDFYYELGVQIAEACLSSRAENGGLLELHDLMAMVLKRRGTVAAPVSEDDVLRAIDRLKVLGGGWSVHSIGGRRIISSVPDELNADTSEVIRLAAGGNGAGGGERGCVTVTGLGKEAGWQKGRVEQALRELVKRGVALVDDGDPRGIERLFWIPCVSPQMTSR encoded by the coding sequence AtgcgccgccgacccggcATCGCCGGCAtccaccagcgccgcgacaccaccgcggcgattcgcaccgtcggcgaggaggcgtccGAACGTTCGCTGGAGACGATGCGTCGGCAGCTCGCAACCTTCCGCCAGTCGCTCGAGGAGTTCGCGCTGCGACACAAGGCTGACATCCGACGGGACCCGGCGTTCAGGGCGCAGTTCCACAAGATGTGCGCCAACTGCGGCGTggacccgctcgcgtccaacAAGGGGTTCTGGGCCGAGCTCCTGGGCTTTGGAGACTTCTACtacgagctcggcgtgcaGATCGCGGAGGCGTGCCTCAGCTCGAGGGCCGAGAACGGGGGACTGCTCGAGCTCCACGACCTCATGGCGATGGTGTTGAAGCGCCGCgggacggtcgcggcgccggtgagcgaggacgacgtgctcCGCGCCATCGACCGCCTCAAGGTTCTGGGAGGGGGCTGGTCCGTGCACTCCATCGGCGGACGGCGCATCATCAGCTCCGTCCCTGACGAGCTCAACGCGGACACCTCGGAGGTCATACGactggcggcgggcggcaacggcgcgggcgggggggagCGCGGGTGCGTCACCGTCACGGGATTGGGAAAAGAGGCGGGATGGCAAAAGGGAAGGGTGGAGCAGGCGTTGCGCGAGCTGGTCAAGCGGGGCGTGGCGCttgtcgacgacggcgaccctcgcggcaTTGAACGGCTGTTCTGGATCCCGTGCGTATCGCCGCAGATGACGTCGCGATGA
- a CDS encoding predicted protein, with product MGEDFILFLAIVERCDAILEELDLVGYIQLATFHPHYQFEGEEVADPGSYTNRSPYPTVHLLRAVDVSRAVDAHPDTESIPVQNVEKLRTIGRERLYDTLQSLTALRVDATTETKSSNGARVARAKAAAEKAVNGDEIAKTLFETTDVDRAKSQVLRFLNYKPRTRAELRKKLIDDKLYDPAVADEALDHLQRTGVQSDVDYAEQFARMKWRTSKWAPAQIRVELKRRGIDERDAREGLTRVFGDDVNAVGESGGYVRRGTVFEVREEARAAGAESADDDKSYELFLASRKRWALSGGMAPEKRRRRLVGWLQRRGHAMSLIQRIMDSLEAEDERAKYE from the coding sequence ATGGGGGAAGATTTCATCCTCTtcctcgcgatcgtcgagcgatgcgacgcgatcctggaggagctcgacctcGTGGGGTACATCCAGCTGGCGACGTTCCACCCGCACTACCAgttcgagggcgaggaggtggcggacCCGGGGAGCTACACCAACAGGTCGCCGTACCCGACCGTGCACTTACTCAGGGCGGTTGACGTGTCCAGAGCCGTGGATGCGCACCCGGATACCGAGTCGATCCCGGTCCAGAACGTCGAGAAACTCCGTACCATCGGCCGCGAACGGCTGTACGATACCCTTCAGTCGCTGACTGCACTGCGGGTGGACGCAACGACGGAGACGAAATCGTCGAACGGGGCACgggtggcgagggcgaaggcggcggcggagaaggcggttAATGGGGACGAAATCGCCAAGACTCTGTTCGAGACGACGGACGTGGACCGCGCCAAGTCGCAGGTGCTCCGTTTCTTGAACTATAAACCcaggacccgcgcggagtTACGGAAGAAGCTCATCGACGATAAGCTGTACGAcccggcggtcgcggacgaggcgctggatCACCTGCAGCGGACGGGGGTTCAATCGGACGTGGACTACGCCGAGCAGTTTGCGCGGATGAAGTGGCGAACGTCAAAGTGGGCACCCGCGCAgatccgcgtcgagctcaaGCGGCGAGGGATTGAcgagagggacgcgcgcgagggtctgACGAGGgtgttcggcgacgacgtcaacgcgGTGGGGGAGAGCGGCGGGTACGTGCGACGCGGAACGGTGTTCGAGGTGCGCGAAgaggcgagagccgcgggtgcggagagcgccgacgacgacaagagTTACGAACtcttcctcgcgtcgcggaagCGGTGGGCGCTGAGTGGCGGGATGGCGCCGGAGAAGAGACGAAGGCGGCTGGTCGGGTGGTTGCAACGGCGCGGGCACGCGATGTCGCTGATTCAGAGGATAATGGACTCCCTGGAGGCTGAGGACGAGAGGGCAAAGTACGAGTGA